The sequence below is a genomic window from Schistocerca nitens isolate TAMUIC-IGC-003100 chromosome 4, iqSchNite1.1, whole genome shotgun sequence.
TTCTTAAGGGATTAACTGAGCAACTGTGCAACTTCACACAGAAAAGTTTTCTTAAGCCAGACATTTGttggaaacacgaacagctgctatggAGGGTGTTCTACAATTCCCATTTCTATAACCTGCAGAGGGGACTTACTACGTAAAGTTTTACACAGGAACATATGTCTGGAAAACgttcgtttccatgttacaaggCAACATGTTACCACGCGAACGAATCCCACCAGAACGAACAAAATGAGGTGAAATAAAGTACTATTGGATCCCGTAACCGTCTAACCATTCATTGGCATTCTTCTTGTGACTTTAGGCGTTATTTATTGTATCTCCAATATTCTCAACGTAGTCAGGTCTGAAGCTGTGAGTTACGGATAACAGAGGTTTCCTATTTAGATTCTTGAAGAGGAACAGTCTTAGCAAGATTAAATTTTGGGATTGattaaactttttaaatattttcttcttgACATGTTCGGGCAATGTTGTATGTTTAATTTAACAAACTCatgctctctttctccttctctctctctctctgtgtctgtgtgtgtgtgtgtgtgtgtgtttttaattctctctctctctctctctctctctctctctccccctctccctccctccctccatccctacctccctccctttcTACCTACCTCCCTCTCCTCACTCTCTCTCTGCTTCTCTCCCCcttttccctttctctctctctctctctctctctctctctgtctctctctctctctctctctattctcttcttttttgcGCTCTCTTTTCAAAAGATGTTACGGAACACAACTACAAGGATATAACCCGTTCCTATTTCAGATGAGGCTTGCATCCCCAGCAGAGATTCTCATATCGGGAATGCAGCGACACCAGAGATGATGAAAGAAATACAGCAGCTCGACTCGCAGGTGAGTTCTGGCTTTATTTTTGTAccaaatgtcgcaattctaggaaGGGTAATAGGTAAGAAGTAATCCTTACCCTACGATAAATTACAAAAACCACCAATTGGCTCGTAGAGTAATAGTGTTCTGTGGATCTCTATTTCGCCATTTTTTATGGGAGCAGCTGAACTGTCTCGTGAACTAGCCACTAAAAGTTGCGCAGAGAATTTCATGAAGCCGATAAACAGAATAGAATAGAGGTATCTTTGTCACATGTTGCAGTCATGACAAGTTCACAATTTCTGTGTGAACATTCAAATTCAGTACTACAAGAGGCTGTTGTGTTGTAAAATTCCCTTATGTTTTGCGAAATAAATAAAAtcgtttaaaaataaaagtaaagtactttcaaaatcatttgagataaaaactggggttagacaaggtgatggattatcacctctgttatttaacttagttctggatagagtcatggcagaatgggaaaaagaactcaaaaaagaaaagtactggaaaccaatatcactgggaaccaaaaaagatgacctacaaatcccctacttagcctacgcagacgatcttgcaataatggcagatgctagtgaaatggcagtcaaacagatagaaaccttaaaagagtgtgcaggaaaagttggcctacaaatatcttttgagaaaacggtgtttacaacaacaaatctagaaatttctaagttacaaaccaaatatggagaaattaagagggtaccatactttaaatatttaggagagataatttctgaaaaatactcacaacaagaaagaatattaaaagctcgtaggggtctagggctggtccaaaacatttacaataaaaaatgcctatctataaatacaaaaattaaacattataagtcggtaattaaaccaataatgctatatgccagcgaaaccttgacacttaaaaggaaaacagatatggaaaacctgaagaaagaggaaaggaaaatcattaggaaaattctgggaccaagatggaccaaagagggggtatagattacagaaaaattctaaaattgaagaatattctaacatagagatagacatgaggaagaggcgtctaaaattctatggccacataatgagacttcctgatcacagacttacaaaaaaaatagtaagatacgtagcatcccatgttaatggaggagaatggatcaaaaatgtaaagaaagatctggaattagccaacattactactgaggacatgaacaaaagaaacaatttcaaacttaaagttgacaaatgggaggtcaaaccagagacaaaagcgccgagaactggaacaaaatggagcgaagaaagaaaagctgaattctcgcaaagaatgaagacctggtgggcaaacaagaagaataagaagccccagaagtgaaccatctttacttagcgtcttccatgttgggagctttacgactaataataataataataaaagtaaagtacaaataaataaacaaaaagtagATTCAATAAATCTGAGCTCTACGGGTTAATAGGTTGCCTGTTGTGATCCATAATGAAGAAGATGTGATAAAGGAGTAACACCCCTTTTTTTATTAAAAACAATCCTTCGTTCAGTTTGCCAGGCTGAGAGCACCGAGTAAGGAGCCTTTACCAGGGATATGGTGAGGACAACAGCGACTACGAAGCCGTAGAAGATAGGAATGCGCCAGTGGTTACACTGGATTCTTCAGTGTCCGTTGCTTTAAATCGATGTACACGTCGTTAAATGTTTATCGTAATCTTCAGGTGTTCGATTTCGGTGACTGCTGAAGTGACCTGTGTGAAATGTAAATGCTTTAATTCACTGTAACAGCTAGAACATTGTGAAAACTCTCTGAGTTTCTGCATAGCTTTTCGAGGATTAATAGGCGTCTTGCTTCCAGCGTAATACAATCATTTCTGTTTCCCTTTCTCACAAATCAAGCAAACCTGTTCTGGCTGCTTAAACTTCACTTCTTattattttcttgatttttctaTTAGTCAGCCTAATTTGTAGTAAGGATGGATAGCCGTTTTTAGGGCACTTCTACCAAGACAAAATATGGTTACCCAGTATCTACATTTATGTATTCTGCAAGTACTTTTAAATGCTTGGCGGAGGagactttttatttttccatatactaaggtttcttcccgttccattcgcggaTGCAACGTGGTAAGAATGACTGCCTTTACGCCATTGTGTTGGTTGCTATTTGCTTAAGTTAGCGGTACCTTTACGGGATACATGTATATGTAGTTTCTGCCCTCGAAGATGGTTATTGTTGTTGCTTAAGGAGGTTCATGCAAAATGTATTGTACAAGTGTCTTGTACTCAATCTCTTTTGTAGAGAGACTGCCGTttttaagtgtcctaccaataaatcgaagaTTGCCACTTGCTTTATCTACAAATGAGTCTCAGTGCTtaatccacagaaacgttactatTCCCAACTACTTGCATGACAGGACCGACTTTAGTTGTGTCATTAATGCTATAGGCAAAGGATACCACGATTTTATGTTTCATGAAGTGCACAACTTTTCATTTCTCTTTATTAATAATTAGTCTAGTATTTGCAGCGAAACGATATTCTATAAAGAGCTAACTGGATATTATCACAATTTTTACCATATATAATCTCAGCATAATTTGAGAAAAGCCTAACTAATATTATGCACTAAGTGTTagatatataacatgaacaggaaTGGTCGTATCACACCtcagggaacgccagatattacttcagtATCTGCATCCAAGACGATAGGAAAATTTTGATCCAGTTACAGATCTGGCTTGATATACCATAAGAACCCCTTTTCTTTAGAAGGCGTTTAGGTATTGTGTGAAAAGGTTTACCTAGACTTAGACACAATGAATCATTCTGGTTTTCTTTACCCATGTCACTGAGGATAGGAAAAAATTGTATTTCAGTACCGCCAAGGGCTTCtgataaaaaatttctttattaaatacTGATTTCGATCGTCTGATGATCCGCAGGTATTATATACGTAGTTATTTTCAGCAGTGTACAGGGCAACATTCTTACTCTGGcgtcaaataaaataaaagccaTCCTGCGTCACCTGCCATCAGTAGAAAAATACTTTATCTGACGGAGTAGTAAAAACGTTGCTATCTATGCTGTTGTAAATAACTTCTTGATACGTGAAGATGATAAGATGACAGAAAACTATAGTTAATAAAGAGTTATTTTATCAGCAGAGCTTGGCTCTGCCtaaattgctattttttttttcaaatatttacgagcAGTTGTGCGCCACCTACAAATACTCTGAGTGCGAGTTACGTTTCACATCGAGCTATGTTTTTGGAACCCATCCTACTTACACCACCACTGATTCAAACGCTGCTGCTCATTATGCTGATCATAATTGATTTTTTCTTCCCGTAGCACTGGACGGAGATCGTACCAATGACAGCCCTGAAGCCGGGCTACCCAGAGACCCGCTACAACCACTTCACCATCAACAGCGATGAGACGTGGACACACGTGAGGCTCAACATGTTCCCTGACGGCGGAATCGCCCGgctacacctttacggggaggcaAGGCCCGACTGGAAGAGGTTCAACATCAACAAGGTACATAAAAACCTCCATTGACTTTTTGCACACCGATCAAAAATCAGTCACTCCTAGTAGGGATTACGCTAAAAACGTATATCACCACCTCTGACCTTGATAAGGGCCCAGGGCCGGTTCGAGAAcacttttccacacaagcgacttattaTTTGGCgtcctccccctccttcccttccCTTCGTACAATTTCacccctccagaatgagattttcactctgcagcggagtgtgcgctgatatgaaactccctggcagattaaaactgtgtgccggaccgagactcgaactcgggacctttgccttccgcgggcaagtgctctaccatctcagctacccgagCACGATGCACGCCCTCACCCTTGTCAGGTCCCTTACTTTCCGCCACTAATTGTGAAACGCATTGTAAACAAAATCTTGCATTTGGACAACTCTGGCGCCCCTCtaggcttgcccccccccccccccccaagcgacAGCTTGTGTCGCGTGGCCTGGACCTTAAACAGATCCTGTAAGGGCCTAATTTCGACAAGGGGAAGAACCCATGTGTTTCTTCAGGTATGACTATCTAGTTCACTGATGATTAGAATCCAAAGAGCTATTAAAGTGAAGTGATATTGATTGCTACTTTTCACCCGCTGTTCCTAATAGTCATATCTTTTATGGGATTAACATCAGGTAATTCACTATACTATTTGATCACCATTCAATGTCTCAGTTTTCTTCAAATGTGGACTGTATGAGTCCATCCCAGTGATTGCAGTTGTCGTCATCTTGAAAGTTAGTGTCCATGGAATACTCTTCACGATAATGTACGAGAAATGACcaccaagaatgttgaaataaacatcctgcttCATGTTCACGAAGACTTGGATGATTACAAAAAACAAATGCAATACATCACAGAATCTCATCTGCCCTCAACAACATCTTGCACACACTGCATATTAAAGGTCTCATTGGGCCTTGCATTATTTGATAAGAGACAAAATCGAAATCTATCAGACTACACAGAACACTTCGTCAGATACTGTCCAGTGTCTATGTTGTTTGGCCAATTGAAGATGTGCAGCTATATGAACCACTCTGACCATTTGACCAGTGACCTTTTGCAATGTACTCGCTCCAAATGTACACTTAACGTAGATCCCTTCACAATGATGAGTCAGAAATTGTTTGAAATTTACCTGCAACAATTTCTGCCAAGTTTGAAACCTACTGTCATTGAGAAGGTGTAACACAAGTGTTTGGTTCTTGCCAGTTAGGATTTTTCTTAGACCAATTTACATGGTTGCAAGTATTACACCACTCCTTGTAGACCTGATGGACAGTCTGTGTGTGGCCATGGACATGACTAAACACAACAGCTTATTTCTACCATTGTACCTTATCTCCCTACTGACCCATCTTACAACATTGATACCAATTGAGAACTGCATGCCACTTCACTGGCATGACTCCATTATGATCACAACAGTTCTACACTATCTAAACCATTCCAAAGTGCTCAATGCAGTATTTCAAATGAGGTGGCTAAAACTTTGTCTGCTGAGCTTTCAGTGTGTAATTAACACTAAGACAAAGGTATATACATTCATCAAATTTGCTTGGCCTTCTGTACAGAAGCCCCATTACTTTTCCACtccactttattattatttttcaagcTTTTGGTGACAGGGAGTGCAGATGGTGGATTTTCAACATGCCCGTGCCTATGGCACACACACCCTGCTGCCCTCTTCCTTGAAAAATCACAAGGCATTGATCAGCTCCTGAACACATGCAAAATCTTTTCCAACTGTTTCTGCCTTGTAGTGGTGATATAAAAATACTTGATTGAAAAGTTTGACTTTCTTGTGCTTGCTATGGGACTAAACATTACCATGCAGCAAAAGTATTTCCTTCAACACTCGGCTTAGCCTCTTGTTTTGATGGTTTTTTAGGACCTTTGACATTTTTGATTGGCTTGGAATCAAAAATCAATCACCAGGATCATTTGTCCACCACAGAAGCACATTGCCACAACTTTTTTTTCACCATCTGCTACACTTTTAATTCCTTCCCATTTTAATTCTTTTCCTTTTGAAACAGGAAAAATTATTATAGCCACAACAATTAAAGATTATCTTTGTGTGATGTCCATATCTTCTATCTGCTGTGAGGAGAGAACAAGCCTCACAATGCTTACCAATGATAGGATTGACTTATAATAACCCTAAAATGTTCCATGCAACGAAACTTGAGTTTTCAGTATAAATAAATACACGCAAAGTATGTAAATATTATTACATAAATTTCAGACTTCATAAAAATCCTAAACAGAAACATTGAACCACAGTGCTGTGTTTGCTTGAGCACTTGAGTATTGTTTCACTGTAAAGGTTTGCAGCTGGTGACACAGAAATGCACTTTGTCCCTGGTCAttcgatttgatttgattttttcacCCAGGGATCATTACACATTTTTATAGTGTTTGGTATCACAATACAATTAAAGTAAACAGCTCAAAATGTCCAGTGTCTATTGACTGAAGACTCGGTAGTGGATGTATGAAGAAAATATGCACATGTAATATTagactgaaaaaactgaaaaagaataTAGTAACTAATGTTTTGGGAACAGGAATATGTTAATAAGAATAACATTAAGTTCATTGCTCTTGGTTACGCAAGATTCCATTTGTTCTATATTCCCACACCAAAGAAAGTTATATAAAAATCTGACTGATAGTAGTTTACAGTAGAGATAACTTctacatttctttttcatagttacAAAGCCTATCTTATTCATCTTTGTTGATAAATACATACTTCCTTTTGCAGCTGGTAGATCTTTTGTTGATGAAAAATGGTGGTGTTTGCCTTGGGTGTTCAGATGCTCACTTTGGTCACCCAAGGAACATAATTCGCCCTGGTCCGGGTATCAACATGGGAGATGGATGGGAAACTGCTAGGCGATTGGACCGACCTGCTGTACTGGAAGGTGAGCCAGTTTACTGAAGTGGTCCTgaaaattatttaagtggttcAGTCATTCATTGACATATCATGCTTCATCAAGAGGCAGAATCCAGGAAGTACAGATTGAGTCAAAACATTAACAGCGGCTGTTATGATATAAAGAAAGGGACTTATTTGTCAAATGCAGTTGTCAAACTCCATTAAGACTAAGAAGATTGCAAATTAGTGTTTTATTTATTCAGCAGAAAATTcataattacaaaaatattatatttctAGTTATACTACATACCCTTTCTGCATCACCTAGAGAAAACTCTTGGCCAGTCAAGTGTTTGACTTTCTTGATATTAAACTGTTCTTTGCTATTTTGATGGTTTATCAATATGTACAAATAATTTGTATATTCTGCATCTTCGAATTTTATCCATTATTTAGAATTATTTCTCATAGTAGTAATCATCAAGATACTGGATAGTTCTGGGTGAATACAAAAAAATTGAAGGAATAAAGATAACCACTAACAACATAGCTGAGATGCCaacaggctgtgtgtgtgtgtgtgtgtgtgtgtgtgtgtgtgtgtgtgtgttgaggctcTGTTATCTCCAAGAAATGACATTGTCCAAACGCTTAGTCACAGTTTCACCTTGTGTATTTGCATATTGACAGATCAGTGCCTAACTACATGATGAGTGGTTACCTTCAGTCCTTCCTTTGTTACTACTCATGATCAGCTATGACGAACAGATAAAATTATATCACAACTGTGGCAGTTGTTTTTTTCCTTATTGACTGATGACTGCTGATAATGATTGTATTTCTTAATTAAGTTCCCCGTTCAGGTAGTCAGTATAAATCCTATGATGTATTACTCATCACTATCTCCAATCTACAGTCCACAGAGCAGATTTTGTGAGCTATTTATCAAACTATTGTTTCATGATACTTCACTTTATTACTGCTTGATATAATGCTAGTATCACTGTAAATGTTTGCCCATAATATTGTGCTCCTCTTGAAAGATTTGAAAGTTATTGCCTTCTTACAACAGCTAGTCAGCTATTATACATCAGTTGTTTGGATACATATCTTATtgatcatttttaaaaaattttcatttgtgagtCTCCCTTAATCATTTGCAGTATTTTATAgatatatattatttttgtgtttcagaGGATGCTCGAGGAATTCTTCAAGTACTAGGATCTGAATGGGCCATTTTTCGTATGGGCCATCCTGGAACTATTGGCATGGTTGAAGTTGACACAGCTCACTTCAAAGGCAATTACCCAGATTCAATAAGGATAGAAGGGGTATATTTTGATCATCAAGTGGAAGATACTGTTATGTGTGAGAATAACAATGTACCATGGAAGACACTGCTTCCACCTCAAAAGGTAAATACTTTTCTATGCTTTTATCATTATCTTCAtgatcaacatcattatcatcatcagccacatgacatttcatgctGGTTTTTTTCTAGAAAGAGCCAGCTTTTGAGAttgataaaataataaattcaaGCAGATCTTGTCATCCATTTCTGTTTTTCTGCCTatttgagttttctttttttttctggatgTTTAACACAAGTAAAGCTCATCTTACTAGAGGTACAATTTTATTACTGTTCTCAGTCCACTATAAATGACTAAGTAATTTACATACAGTT
It includes:
- the LOC126251813 gene encoding allantoicase-like: MDTQTAFTQLNDLCAERNGGQVLFATDDWFAVAENLIKEEPPEWREGEFTECGKWMDGWETRRRRTPGHDWAILRLGVPGVLRGVTVDTAYFTGNFAPRFSLQAANLSRKDEACIPSRDSHIGNAATPEMMKEIQQLDSQHWTEIVPMTALKPGYPETRYNHFTINSDETWTHVRLNMFPDGGIARLHLYGEARPDWKRFNINKLVDLLLMKNGGVCLGCSDAHFGHPRNIIRPGPGINMGDGWETARRLDRPAVLEEDARGILQVLGSEWAIFRMGHPGTIGMVEVDTAHFKGNYPDSIRIEGVYFDHQVEDTVMCENNNVPWKTLLPPQKLFPHKQHLFSKDQLRSKGPFTHVRVTIAPDGGISRLRLWGYVEV